GGCGCAACCGCGTGCACTTCATGGACCTGGGCGACCCGGCAGCGCCCCGGTTCGACGGGCGGATGGTGCGGCTGCTGGACGAGTTCGACGCCAGCTACTCGTTCGTGGGGAACGCGGGGCCGGTGTTCTACTTCCAGACGGACCAGGGCGCCCCCCGCGGCCGCGTGATCGCGGTCGACACGCGCAGCCCCGCACGGTCCTCGTGGCGCACGATCGTGCCGCAGACGGCGGACGCGCTGGAGGGCGTGGACCTGATCGACGGCCAGCTCGTCGCCAGCTACCTGCACGACGCGCACTCGCTGCTCTCCATCTACTCGATGGAAGGCGCGCACGTGAAGGACGTGCCGCTGCCGGGGATCGGCACGGTGTCGGGCGTGAGCGGGCGGCCGGAGGACCGGGAGATGTTCTTCACCTTCAGCTCGTACCTGTCGCCCACGGCGGTGTGGCGCTACGACTTCGCGACGGGGCGGGCGGAGACGCTGTGGGCGCCGCGGACGGGGTTCGACGCGGCGGCGTACGTGACGGAGCAGGTCTTCTACAACAGCAAGGACGGCACGCGCGTGCCGATGTTCGTCACGCACCGCCGCGGCATCGCCATGGACGGGCACAACCCGACGCTGCTGTACGGCTACGGCGGCTTCAACAGCAGCGTGACGCCGGGCTTCTCGCCGGCCGTGGCGGTGTGGCTGGAGATGGGCGGCGTGTATGCGGTGGCCAACCTGCGCGGCGGCTCGGAGTACGGCGAGGAGTGGCACCAGGGCGGGATGCTGGCGAACAAGCAGAACGTGTTCGACGACTTCATCGCCGCGGGCGAGCACCTGGTGCGCACGGGCTACACGTCGCCCGCCAAGCTCGCGATCTCGGGCGCCAGCAACGGCGGGCTGCTGGTGGGCGCGGTGCTGAACCAGCGGCCAGACCTGTTCGGGGCGGCGCTGCCCGCGGTGGGGGTGATGGACATGCTGCGGTTCCAGAAGTTCACCATCGGCTGGGCCTGGGTGTCGGATTATGGCTCGGCCGACGACGCGGCGCAGTTCCGCACGCTGTACGCGTACTCGCCCCTGCACAACATCCGGCCGGGTACGCGCTACCCGGCGACGTTCATCACCACGGGCGACCACGACGACCGCGTGGTGCCGGGGCACTCGTTCAAGTACGCAGCGGCGCTCCAGGCGGCGCAGGCCGGGCCCGCGCCGGTGCTCATCCGCATCGAGACGCGCGCGGGCCACGGCGCGGGGAAGCCCACGGCGATGCAGATCGAGGAGGCCGCCGACCGCTGGGCGTTCCTCGTGCGCGAGCTGGGGATGAAGGCGACGCTACCGGCGAGCGGTGCGGCAGGGCGAGCGGGAGGTAAGCTGCGGGGGACGATCCGCGTCGGCCGCAGGCCTGGTGAGTGATGCCTGGCGGGTAAAAGCCGCGGCTGTCACTGCAAAGGCTACCTGCGTCCCTGAAGCCGCGGGTTCCCGGCTCGACGATTGGCAGTAGTGCGGCCGAGGTGTGTGGGGAGCACATCGGTAGATGTACGAAGGGATGGGAGACGATGCGCCGTCTTCGCTCCCTCGTTGCACGTCCTCGGTAAATCCCAGCTTCGGAGTCTTGACGCAGCACGACGATCTCGGGGTCGCAGCCCACGCAGGTGGGCTGCGTGCCTAGTTGCCGCGGGTTTACCCGCCAGGCGACGGATGCGGCGGGTAGATGCGCATCACTCCGGCTCACGCGCGGGAACGGTGGTGATGCGGAGCGGGCGCGCAGGGACGAACCAGAGAAGCGCGGCGGCGGCGTAGACCGGCGTGGCGACAGCAAGGGCCACAGGAACGACGAGGACGAGGAACCAGGCAGCCAGGCGGAGGGCTTCGCGGCGGCGAGCGCGGCGTACGGTCCGCTGGAGGTCGCGGTGCTCGGCCAGCGTGGTCAGATCGCCGCGGCGGGCGCTGACCTCCGCGAGGCCGGTGATGGCCGTGCCCTCCGCGAGCGTGATGCCGAAGCGTACGACGGAGCGCAGCAGGCGGAAGCCCACGGCCGCACCGCCCGCGATTGCGAGCAGCGGGAGGACGGCTTCCACGATCCCGGCGATAGGCATTTGCACGCAAACATTGTCGCCGCCGCGCCATCGATCCGCAATCCCACGAATCGAATCGCGACCGACGTGTCACCCGCTCCGCAGCGGGTCCGACGAGCGAAAGTAGATGTGCCACATCTCCAGCAATCGCACGGAGATGCGCATCTAGCAGTCAACGCTGATGATCGCGGCGATGTGGAGACGGGGCGCGCACGGTTCGTGCACCGGCGGGTGTGTGACCGAACCCGCACCGACCTGGAGGAACGATGAACGATCTGCTCAAGCGGGCCGCGCGGCTCGCACCCACGCTTATGGCCGTGCCCACCACGCGCGACCTGCGCACCCAGGCGATGATGAAGGCCGCGCGCTGGGCCGTAGGCCGGGCGATGCCGCCGAAGCGCCCATCCACCGCCAGCTACGCAGCCAAGGGCCTCGCCGCCGCCGCGGTGACGCTGCCCATCGGCCTGTGGCTGGGAACGCGCCTCCGCTCGCGATCCAGCGAGTAAGCCTCGCATCTCCCGAAAACGACAAAGGGCGGCCTCGGATTCCGGGGCCGCCCTTCTCGTTTTCATCACCTGATGCGCATCTCCGTCAACCACCCACGTGCACGCCATCTCTCTCGTCGCGACAAGCGGAGATCAGCGCGGGCTACTCCCACGGCCGCGGTAGATGAGGCGCGTGTTCCCGGCGCGCCTCGCCGGACTCCGGCTCCATGCCAGCCTCCGCCTGCTGGGCGGCTTCCTCGGCGTCGGCGCGTTCAAGACGCTCGGCGGCGAGGCGCAGGACCTCGCGGGCGTTGTCGTACGAGATGGAGCGAATCGCGTCGTGCAGCGGGAGCCAGATGCACTCGGTGATGCCCTCTTCCTGCTGCGGGCACGTCTCGCCGGTGGGAGACTCGATCAGGTAGAAGTGGCAGAACTTGTGGATCAGCCGCCCGCGAAAACGGAAGAACCAGTCGATGGTCTGCAAGCGCGGGCCGAGCACCAGATGCCCCAGCCCCGTCTCCTCTTCCACCTCGCGCAGGGCGGCGTCGGCCGCGGTCTCCACGCCCTCCAGGTGGCCCTTGGGGAAGCCCCAATGCTGGTAGCGGTCGCGGATGAGGAGGACGTGCGCGGTGGAGCCCTGCCAGCGGTAGATGACGCCGCCCGCGCTGGTCTCGACCACCGCGCGCGGCTGCGCTCCCGGCGCGCCGCCTCCGCCTCCGCCGCGCCGCCGCTTACCCACCGCGCAGCCCCTCCACGATCTGCACCGCGTTGGTCGCCGCGCCCTTGCGCAGGTTGTCGGCGACGATCCAGAGGTGCAGGGTGCGCGGCAGGAACGGATCGCGCCGCAGCCGGCCCACGAACACCTCGTCGCGCCCGGCGGCCTCGAGCGGCGTGGGGAACGCCTCGTCCGACGCGGCCATGACGATCCCGGGGAATGCCGAGAGCGCCGCACGGGCGTCATCGACGGACATCTCCCGCTCCGTCTCCACCATCACCTGCACGGAGTGGCTGACCTCCACCGGCACGCGCACGCAGGTCGCGGCGACCGCCAGGTCCGGCAGGCACAGGATCTTGCGCGTCTCGTGGATCATCTTGCGCTCCTCCTCGCTCCACCCCTCGCCGTCGATCTTGCCGATCTGGGGGATGCAGTTGCCGACGATGCGGCGAGAGAAGGGCGACTCCGCGTCCCCGTCTCCCGAAAGCTCGGCCGCCAGCGCGGCACGCCCCGTCTCCCCCGCGCCGCTCACCGACTGGAAGGTGGTCGCGACGACGCGCGACAGCCCCGCGGCGGCGTGCAACGCCTGTAGCGCGACCACCATCTGGATGGTGGAGCAGTTGGGGTTGGCGATGATGCCCTTGGGCCGGTCGAGCGCGGCGGCGGCGTTGACCTCCGGGACGACGAGCGGCACCTGCGGGTCCATCCGCCAGGCGGACGAGTTGTCGACCACGACGGCGCCCTCGTCAGCCGCGCGTGGGGCCCATTCGAGCGACCGCGCGCCGCCGGCGGAGAAGAGCGCGTAGTCGGCTCCGCGGAACGAGCCCGGGCGCGGCTCCTGGACCGTCCACTCGCGCCCGCCCCAGCTTACCTTCGTTCCCGCAGAGCGCGCGGAGGCGAGCAGCGTCAGCCGCTCGACGGGCATGCCGCGCTCGGCCAGGACGCTGAGCATGGTGCGCCCAACGGCGCCGGTGGCTCCCAGGACGGCTACGTGCACGACTTACTCCCCCGCCCCGGCGCCGGCCGGGACCGCCGCCGTCATCTCCAGCTCGAACGCGGAGTGCAGCGCCCGCAGCGCGTCGTCTTCCCGGTCCGCGGGCACCAGCAGCGTGATGGAGATGGAGGACGTGGAGATGGCGTGCACCTCGACCTCGGCGTCCAGCAGCGTGCGGAAGGCGCGCGCGTAGACGCCCGGCCGGCCGTGCATGCCGCTGCCCACCAGCGCGATGCGCGAGAGGCCGGCGGCGACGTCCACGCCGCGCCCGCCCAGGCGCCCCAGCACCTCGGCGGCGACGGCGCGCGCGTGCGGGAGCGCAGGCTCGGCCACGGTCACCTGGATCTGCACGGTGCCGCCGGCCTCGGCAGCCTCCACGATCATGTCCACGCTCACGCCGCGCTCCGAGAGCGAGGCCAGCACCTCGGTGGCGGTGCGCAGGCCCGCGGGCAGGCCGTGCAGCACCATCTTGGCCTGGCCGCCGGACGAGGCGATGCCGGTGAGGACGAGGTCTTCCATCCGCCTGGGCGTTCGGGTGATGAGCGTGCCGCGGCCGGCACCGCCCTCCTCTTCGTCGTCCACGAACGACGAGAGCACGCGGATGTCCACGCCGAAGCGGGCGCCGATCTCGACCGCGCGCGAGTGCATGACCTGTGCCCCGCTCGTGGCCAGCTCCAGCATCTCCACGTGCGAGATCTGCGGGATGATGCGGGCGCCGGGAACGCGCCGCGGGTCGGCGGTGAAGATGCCGTCCACGTCGGTGTAGATCTCGCAGCGGTCGGCCTCCAGCGCCGCGGCCAGCGCGACCGCCGTGGTGTCCGACCCGCCGCGTCCCAGCGTGGTGATCTCCTTCGCCCGGCTCACGCCCTGGAAGCCGGCCACGATCACCACGTGGCCGCGGTCCAGCTCGGCGCGCACGCGGTCCGCGCGGACCTGGACGATGCGGGCGGCGGTGTGCGCCTCGTCGGTGATGATGGCGGCCTGGCTGCCGGTGAACGACAGCGCGTCGGCGCCCGCGTCGCGGATCGCCATCGCCAGCAGCGCCATGGAGATGCGCTCGCCCGCGGTGAGCAGCATGTCCATCTCGCGCGGGTGGCTCTCGCCCGGCCGCGCGCTGCCGGTGACCTGCGCGGCCAGCTGCAGCAGGTCGTCCGTCGTGTCCCCCATGGCCGATACGACGACGACCAGGTCGTCGCCGCGCCTGCGTGCCGCGGCCACCCGCTTCGCCACCGCGCGCATCCGCTCCGGGCTTCCCACGCTCGTCCCGCCGTACTTCTGGACGACCAGCGCCATGTCGCTCTTCCCCGTCCGTCCGCCTGGTTCGTCGCCGCCGCGCCGCACGCGGCCCATCTCCGGAATCTACCCATCCACCGACCCAAACGGTCCGCCCGGCGCCGTCCTGCGCGCCGGGCGTGGCCCGCACGGACGCCGCGCGTCCCCGCTCGCCTAGAAGACCTTGACCTGGCCCACGTACTTGCCGGGGTTGGCCTGGAGGTCGGCCAGCAGCCGCCGCAGCGTGACGATGGCGCGCTGCGTCTCCTCGTACAGCGCGGGGTCGTCGATCAGGCGGCCCAGCGTGCCGTGGCCTTCCTGGATCTTCGCCATCGCCTGCTGGAGCGTCTGCATGGCGCGCTGCGCCTCCTGCAGCGTGGGCCCCACCTGCTGGAGCTGCGGGCCCAGCGTGTTCATCACCTGCCCCGCCTGCTGGGCGGTGCGGTTGATGGAGCCCAGCGTGGTGTCCGCCCGCGTCACCAGCCCGGGGATGCCGGCGGCGGCGGCGGAGAGCTGCGTGCTGAAGGCGTTCAGGTTCTCGCTGGCCTGCCGCGCGTTCGCCAAAATGGTGCGCACGTCGCCGCTGCCGATGGTGCCGCGGATGTCGGCCGCGGCCAGCTTGGCCGTGCCCGTGGCGTCGCGGATGTTGGCGCTGGAGGCCAGCACGTTGCGCGACACGTCGCTGTACGTGTGCGTCTGCTGGTCCATGAAGCCGCGCAGCTGCTCGCTGATGGCCTCGGCGTTCTCGATGGTGCGGCGGATCTTGACCGCCGTCTCCTCGGTGAACGCCAGCTGCACGCGGTTCGACAGCACCTCGATGTCGCCGGCGATGCGGGCCGCCACGGCGGTGAGCTCGGAGATGTCGGGCAGCGTCGCGCCCGGCAGCACGCCGCTCGTCTTCGCGTACGTGAACTGGAGGTCAGGCTGCCACGAGCGTGACACGATCTCGGCCTGCCAGTCGCCGAAGAACGACTCGGGCGAGAGCACGACGCCGGCATCGGGCGGGAAGGTGAGCCCCGGCTCGATGGACATGTTCACGAACACGCCGTCGCCACGCGGGGCAAGCTGGATCTCCTCCACCCGCCCGATCTCCACGCCGCGGTACTTGACCTTGTTGCCCTTGGCCAGCGTGCCCACGGCGCGGAAGGTGGCGTCGATCTTCACGGGCGCGTGGCGCCACGAGCGGCCGCTCATCCAGAAGCCGCCGCCGGCCAGCACCACCAGCGCGGCGACCACCGTCATGCCCACCAGCACCTCGTTCTTGAGCCTCATTCGCTCCTCCGGGCAGTCCCCTGCGGCACGGTCATGCGTTCCTCATGTCGGAAAGGTCCGTCCCGCCGGTGGCCACCATGTCCGGGTCACCGTCGATGAAGCCGCGCACGATGGGGTTGGTGGTGGCGCGGATCTCGTCCGGCGTACCCACCTCCACCACCTTGCCCTCGAAGAGCATGGCGATGCGGTCGCTGATGTCGTACGCGCTGCCCATGTCGTGCGTGATCACCAGGCTGGTCACGCCCAGCTCGCGGCTCATCCGCTGGATCAGCCGGTCGATCACGGTCGTCGTCACGGGATCGAGCCCGCTGGTGGGCTCGTCGTACAGCAGGTACTTGGGCCGGTACGCGATGGCGCGCGCCAGCCCGGCCCGCTTCTTCTGCCCGCCCGAAAGCTCCGCCGGGAAGCGCCGCTCGAAGCCTTCCAGGTCCACGCGGCCCAGCGACTCGGTCACGCGGTCGGCGATGTCGTGCTCGTTCATGGTGCCCAGCTTACGCAGGCCCATGGCGATGTTGTCGGCAATGCTCATGGAGTCGAACAGCGCCGCGAACTGGAAGACGTAGCCCATCTGCAGGCGCAGCCTGTACAGCTCCTCGCGCGGCAGCTCGGGCACGGACAGGCCGTCCACGTGCACCGTCCCCTTGTCCGGCTTGAGCAGCCCGGCGATGTGCTTGAGCGTCACCGACTTGCCGGCGCCGGAGAAGCCGACCAGCGACACCGTCTCGCCGTCCTCCACGTCCAGCGACAGGCCGCGCAGGATCTTCTTGGGCCCGAACCCCTTGTGCACGTCCGCCAGGTGGATGCTCACAGAAGCACCGCCGCCCAGAACGCGTCGAGCATGAGGATGAGCATCGACGAGATCACCACCGCCCGGGTGGTCGCCACGCCCACGCCCTCGGCGCCGCCCTGCGTGTTGAAGCCCTCGTAGCAGCCCACCACCGTGATCACCAGGCCGAACGAGGTGGACTTGATGAGCGAGTACGTGATGTCGAACGGCTTGTAGAAGAGGCGCAGGCCGTGGATGAACTGCTCCGTGCTCATGTGCAGCACGTTGATCGCCGTGATCCACCCCGCCGCGATGCCGAACGCGTTGGTAAACGAGACGATGAGCGGCACCATCAATACGGCGGCGAGGATGCGCGGGACGACGAGGTAGGAGATGGGGTTGTACGCCATCGTCTCCAGCGCGTCGATCTGCTCGGAGACGCGCATGGTGCCCAGCTCGGCGGCGATGTTGGCGCCCACTCGGCCACTGAGCGCTAGGCCCGTGAGCACGGGCCCCAGCTCCAGCATCATCGTCTTCCCCACCAGCGTGCCCACGAAGTAGAGCGGGATCGCGCCCGTGAACGTGTACGACGCCTGGAGCGCCAGCACGATGCCGGTGAAGGTGGAGAGGAAGATGGCGATGGGCAGCGAGTCCACCCCCAGGCGCCGCATCTGGAGCACCAGCAGCGGCCCCCAGGTGCCCACGTTGGTCGCCGCGCTCGCCGTCTGCCCCAGGAAGGTGGCGAAGCGGCCGAGCGCGGCGAAGAAGGAGAGCACCAGGCCGCCGATGACGGCGAAGGGGAGGGTCCAGTTCATCCGGGCAATGTAGCGTGGTACGGTACACCGGGCCAGCGCGGAGCCGTGGTGCTCGCAGGGTGGCCCGGGACCGTGAAGCCGCCGGAACGGACGTCGTGCGTTCCGGCGAACCGTGCGTCTTCGCGACGCACGGAAGATCATGTCTGTCGACGGATGCCCGGCGCAAATCGGGCGCGGAGCGGAAGGATCTTCCCCGGCTTGCCCGGCCTACACGGACGTTCCCGTGCCGCCGAGCAGCTCCGTCCAGGCGGGGGAGGCAAAACGGATGCCGGTGTAGAAGGCGCCGAACTCGCCGTACTCCGCGCTGGCCTCGTCGTAGCGCATGTCGGTGACGATGCGCTTGAAGTCCAGCGGGTCGCGGGCGAAGAGCGT
The Longimicrobiaceae bacterium genome window above contains:
- a CDS encoding prolyl oligopeptidase family serine peptidase produces the protein MRDDARRTLPRSLALAGVAMSLSSAQPATVSAQGRAYPPAKRVDQVDDYHGTRVADPYRWLEDPDSPDTRAWIEAENRVTFDYLAAIPERRAIAQRLTRIWNYPRWTAPMRRGSRYFFFRNTGLQNQSVMYETGSLHGQPRLLLDPNGLSTDGTVALSTTEVSDDGRLLAYSVASGGSDWQEFRVRDVATGRDLPDKVSWAKFSGAAWTHDSRGFFYSRYPTPRGNALTEAVRNQKLYYHRAGTGQDADVLVYERPDDPDLGLYGQVSHDGRYLVVSVSTGTDRRNRVHFMDLGDPAAPRFDGRMVRLLDEFDASYSFVGNAGPVFYFQTDQGAPRGRVIAVDTRSPARSSWRTIVPQTADALEGVDLIDGQLVASYLHDAHSLLSIYSMEGAHVKDVPLPGIGTVSGVSGRPEDREMFFTFSSYLSPTAVWRYDFATGRAETLWAPRTGFDAAAYVTEQVFYNSKDGTRVPMFVTHRRGIAMDGHNPTLLYGYGGFNSSVTPGFSPAVAVWLEMGGVYAVANLRGGSEYGEEWHQGGMLANKQNVFDDFIAAGEHLVRTGYTSPAKLAISGASNGGLLVGAVLNQRPDLFGAALPAVGVMDMLRFQKFTIGWAWVSDYGSADDAAQFRTLYAYSPLHNIRPGTRYPATFITTGDHDDRVVPGHSFKYAAALQAAQAGPAPVLIRIETRAGHGAGKPTAMQIEEAADRWAFLVRELGMKATLPASGAAGRAGGKLRGTIRVGRRPGE
- a CDS encoding NUDIX hydrolase, whose product is MVETSAGGVIYRWQGSTAHVLLIRDRYQHWGFPKGHLEGVETAADAALREVEEETGLGHLVLGPRLQTIDWFFRFRGRLIHKFCHFYLIESPTGETCPQQEEGITECIWLPLHDAIRSISYDNAREVLRLAAERLERADAEEAAQQAEAGMEPESGEARREHAPHLPRPWE
- a CDS encoding aspartate-semialdehyde dehydrogenase gives rise to the protein MHVAVLGATGAVGRTMLSVLAERGMPVERLTLLASARSAGTKVSWGGREWTVQEPRPGSFRGADYALFSAGGARSLEWAPRAADEGAVVVDNSSAWRMDPQVPLVVPEVNAAAALDRPKGIIANPNCSTIQMVVALQALHAAAGLSRVVATTFQSVSGAGETGRAALAAELSGDGDAESPFSRRIVGNCIPQIGKIDGEGWSEEERKMIHETRKILCLPDLAVAATCVRVPVEVSHSVQVMVETEREMSVDDARAALSAFPGIVMAASDEAFPTPLEAAGRDEVFVGRLRRDPFLPRTLHLWIVADNLRKGAATNAVQIVEGLRGG
- a CDS encoding aspartate kinase codes for the protein MALVVQKYGGTSVGSPERMRAVAKRVAAARRRGDDLVVVVSAMGDTTDDLLQLAAQVTGSARPGESHPREMDMLLTAGERISMALLAMAIRDAGADALSFTGSQAAIITDEAHTAARIVQVRADRVRAELDRGHVVIVAGFQGVSRAKEITTLGRGGSDTTAVALAAALEADRCEIYTDVDGIFTADPRRVPGARIIPQISHVEMLELATSGAQVMHSRAVEIGARFGVDIRVLSSFVDDEEEGGAGRGTLITRTPRRMEDLVLTGIASSGGQAKMVLHGLPAGLRTATEVLASLSERGVSVDMIVEAAEAGGTVQIQVTVAEPALPHARAVAAEVLGRLGGRGVDVAAGLSRIALVGSGMHGRPGVYARAFRTLLDAEVEVHAISTSSISITLLVPADREDDALRALHSAFELEMTAAVPAGAGAGE
- a CDS encoding MlaD family protein, giving the protein MRLKNEVLVGMTVVAALVVLAGGGFWMSGRSWRHAPVKIDATFRAVGTLAKGNKVKYRGVEIGRVEEIQLAPRGDGVFVNMSIEPGLTFPPDAGVVLSPESFFGDWQAEIVSRSWQPDLQFTYAKTSGVLPGATLPDISELTAVAARIAGDIEVLSNRVQLAFTEETAVKIRRTIENAEAISEQLRGFMDQQTHTYSDVSRNVLASSANIRDATGTAKLAAADIRGTIGSGDVRTILANARQASENLNAFSTQLSAAAAGIPGLVTRADTTLGSINRTAQQAGQVMNTLGPQLQQVGPTLQEAQRAMQTLQQAMAKIQEGHGTLGRLIDDPALYEETQRAIVTLRRLLADLQANPGKYVGQVKVF
- a CDS encoding ABC transporter ATP-binding protein, producing the protein MSIHLADVHKGFGPKKILRGLSLDVEDGETVSLVGFSGAGKSVTLKHIAGLLKPDKGTVHVDGLSVPELPREELYRLRLQMGYVFQFAALFDSMSIADNIAMGLRKLGTMNEHDIADRVTESLGRVDLEGFERRFPAELSGGQKKRAGLARAIAYRPKYLLYDEPTSGLDPVTTTVIDRLIQRMSRELGVTSLVITHDMGSAYDISDRIAMLFEGKVVEVGTPDEIRATTNPIVRGFIDGDPDMVATGGTDLSDMRNA
- a CDS encoding ABC transporter permease: MNWTLPFAVIGGLVLSFFAALGRFATFLGQTASAATNVGTWGPLLVLQMRRLGVDSLPIAIFLSTFTGIVLALQASYTFTGAIPLYFVGTLVGKTMMLELGPVLTGLALSGRVGANIAAELGTMRVSEQIDALETMAYNPISYLVVPRILAAVLMVPLIVSFTNAFGIAAGWITAINVLHMSTEQFIHGLRLFYKPFDITYSLIKSTSFGLVITVVGCYEGFNTQGGAEGVGVATTRAVVISSMLILMLDAFWAAVLL